A window of the Tachysurus fulvidraco isolate hzauxx_2018 chromosome 6, HZAU_PFXX_2.0, whole genome shotgun sequence genome harbors these coding sequences:
- the si:ch211-218d20.15 gene encoding uncharacterized protein si:ch211-218d20.15 produces MTAGSKVYLKKPLRPIHLSPEQVALDMLCLRSQLSLLVRAQVHLGQSKLAMSPEGSETFQNQGAEIVDQMKQCLEHLPKPAPLLENFTVQDCLSCSLE; encoded by the exons ATGACAGCAGGttcaaag GTTTATCTGAAGAAGCCGCTGAGGCCCATTCACCTGAGCCCAGAGCAGGTAGCATTAGACATGCTGTGTCTCCGTAGCCAACTCAGCCTCCTTGTGAGAGCTCAGGTCCATCTG GGGCAGTCAAAACTTGCCATGAGTCCTGAGGGATCGGAAACTTTTCAGAATCAAG gTGCTGAGATTGTAGATCAGATGAAGCAGTGCCTTGAACACTTGCCCAAACCTGCACCATTGCTGGAG AACTTCACAGTGCAGGATTGTCTCTCATGTTCCCTCGAGTAG